A stretch of the Desulforamulus ferrireducens genome encodes the following:
- a CDS encoding glycosyl hydrolase family 18 protein: MDKNSKGKGVLRNLKSCGHIMLVLFWAVTLTLTAFGSTAAQAQTAQPHKQAKGSLEKYHGFRVVGYYSGDLFDQPVADLQLPVYTHIIYGFLIPQADGSFIPLAKPDKLRELVEKGHAAGVKIFVAVGGYTHQGEPVVNNFERIAADPELLEKFTQGLVDYAQEYNIDGYDLDWESPTYTSSESHEQTVLLLKAKLAAQGMGLSASVNGTRDPLNGWEAIAAITDQAAEALDFINLMCYDLQSDVHHSPIFFGDLSVDYWLNRGLAPEKIVLGMPLYARPSWLQYRELIALDRENAYRDYVATQPLESYYNGLPTLREKTLLAMRKAGGVMIFDINEDTKDETSAIAMIGQTVGKLTEQVGPGQNLREVCENNILLVIHQQPLWLSVADGRPFIDEAGRILVPVRKPLETIGAVVTYDGKTKTITAVKDGDVVKITIGQSDLSVNGRIVPMDTAAVMVEGRTYLPLRAVFTGFGYHVDWSDYGRVAYITK, encoded by the coding sequence ATGGATAAAAATAGCAAGGGAAAAGGGGTTCTGAGAAACCTTAAAAGTTGCGGCCATATTATGCTGGTGCTGTTTTGGGCTGTTACTTTAACTCTTACGGCTTTCGGGAGCACAGCAGCTCAAGCTCAGACGGCCCAACCACACAAGCAGGCCAAGGGCAGCCTGGAAAAATATCACGGTTTTCGCGTGGTGGGCTATTATTCCGGGGATTTGTTTGACCAACCGGTGGCTGATCTACAACTGCCGGTATACACCCACATTATCTATGGCTTTTTGATTCCCCAGGCCGATGGGAGCTTTATTCCCCTGGCAAAGCCGGATAAACTGCGGGAGTTGGTGGAGAAAGGCCACGCTGCGGGGGTAAAGATTTTTGTTGCCGTGGGCGGCTATACCCATCAAGGCGAACCAGTGGTGAACAACTTTGAAAGGATAGCAGCTGACCCGGAACTGCTGGAAAAATTTACTCAGGGTCTGGTGGATTATGCCCAGGAGTATAATATCGACGGTTATGACCTGGATTGGGAATCTCCTACATATACCAGTTCAGAGAGCCATGAACAGACAGTGTTGCTGCTGAAAGCCAAACTGGCAGCGCAGGGCATGGGCTTGTCGGCTTCCGTAAACGGCACCAGAGACCCTCTTAATGGGTGGGAAGCCATTGCCGCCATTACGGATCAAGCGGCGGAAGCTCTGGATTTTATCAACCTCATGTGTTACGACCTGCAAAGCGATGTACACCACAGCCCCATTTTCTTCGGAGATCTGTCCGTCGACTACTGGCTCAATCGTGGTCTTGCCCCGGAAAAAATTGTGTTGGGTATGCCCCTTTATGCGCGCCCAAGCTGGTTGCAGTATCGAGAATTAATTGCGCTGGACCGGGAAAATGCCTACCGGGACTATGTGGCCACCCAACCGCTGGAGTCCTATTATAACGGACTGCCCACCCTGCGGGAAAAGACCTTGCTGGCCATGCGCAAGGCCGGCGGGGTAATGATCTTTGACATTAATGAAGACACCAAGGACGAAACCAGCGCCATAGCTATGATCGGACAAACTGTGGGCAAGTTAACAGAACAGGTCGGACCAGGCCAAAATCTCAGGGAGGTATGTGAGAATAATATTCTTCTGGTCATCCATCAGCAACCCCTTTGGCTTAGCGTTGCAGACGGCAGGCCCTTCATTGACGAAGCGGGCCGCATCCTGGTGCCTGTGCGGAAACCTCTGGAAACCATAGGTGCAGTGGTAACCTATGACGGGAAAACAAAAACCATTACGGCTGTCAAGGATGGTGACGTGGTGAAAATAACCATCGGCCAAAGCGATCTTAGTGTCAACGGTCGGATAGTGCCCATGGATACGGCTGCGGTAATGGTAGAGGGCAGAACCTATCTTCCCCTGAGGGCGGTATTTACCGGCTTCGGTTATCATGTAGATTGGAGCGACTACGGGCGGGTGGCTTATATCACTAAATGA
- a CDS encoding cold-shock protein codes for MQKGTVKWFNAEKGYGFIETEEGNDVFVHFSAITGDGFKSLDEGQRVQFNVVQGSRGPQAENVMKL; via the coding sequence TTGCAAAAAGGTACAGTAAAATGGTTTAATGCAGAAAAAGGTTATGGCTTCATTGAAACAGAAGAGGGGAACGATGTCTTTGTTCACTTTTCTGCCATCACAGGTGATGGGTTTAAATCTCTGGATGAGGGACAACGGGTTCAATTTAATGTTGTACAAGGTAGCCGGGGACCACAAGCGGAGAACGTTATGAAGTTATAA
- a CDS encoding thiamine pyrophosphate-dependent dehydrogenase E1 component subunit alpha — protein MEKPDRVKLLETMLLIRRFEEKLEDLSKEQGKLHGMMIVCTGQEAVAAGVSAALEPQDVIISNHRSHGHLIAKGAEPDLIMAEIYGKRTGYNKGKSGTLHIAAPEVNALCTTTVVGGGIPIAVGTAFAAQYEQKDFVTVCYFGNGATDEGSFHEALNLAALWSLPVIFVCENNVYSGAQRQEEHTRVKDLAHRAVAYGMASEVVDGNDVLKVYEATARARAKCLAGEGPILIECKTYRWGGHSTTDQQVYQPKEEIEQWKQRCPIEKLKKELLAAGILSETAWQQMNTKVNQLVDKSVQFAEESPWPDVTEALEDVFA, from the coding sequence ATGGAGAAGCCGGACCGGGTTAAGTTGTTGGAAACCATGTTACTCATTCGCAGGTTTGAAGAAAAACTGGAAGACCTGAGTAAAGAGCAAGGGAAACTACACGGTATGATGATTGTTTGCACTGGCCAGGAGGCAGTTGCCGCAGGAGTCAGCGCAGCTCTGGAACCCCAGGATGTGATTATTAGTAATCACCGCAGCCACGGACACCTAATTGCCAAGGGAGCAGAGCCGGACTTAATTATGGCGGAAATTTACGGCAAGCGCACAGGGTATAACAAAGGGAAAAGCGGTACGCTGCACATTGCAGCCCCGGAGGTCAATGCCCTGTGCACCACCACAGTGGTGGGGGGCGGGATTCCCATTGCTGTGGGGACGGCCTTTGCCGCCCAATACGAGCAAAAGGATTTTGTTACCGTATGTTACTTTGGCAATGGGGCCACAGACGAAGGAAGTTTTCATGAAGCCCTTAATTTAGCTGCCCTGTGGAGTTTGCCGGTGATCTTTGTTTGTGAAAACAATGTTTACTCAGGAGCCCAAAGGCAGGAAGAACACACCAGGGTCAAGGATTTGGCTCACCGTGCCGTTGCCTATGGCATGGCTTCGGAAGTGGTGGACGGCAATGATGTGCTTAAGGTATATGAAGCCACAGCCAGAGCCCGGGCCAAGTGCCTGGCGGGGGAGGGGCCGATTCTTATTGAGTGCAAAACCTACCGCTGGGGTGGTCACAGTACCACAGACCAACAGGTATACCAACCGAAGGAAGAAATTGAGCAGTGGAAACAACGTTGTCCCATAGAAAAGCTGAAGAAAGAGCTGCTAGCAGCGGGCATTCTCAGCGAAACCGCCTGGCAACAAATGAATACAAAAGTTAACCAACTGGTTGATAAGTCCGTACAGTTTGCCGAGGAAAGTCCCTGGCCGGATGTTACCGAGGCTTTGGAAGATGTATTTGCCTAG
- a CDS encoding alpha-ketoacid dehydrogenase subunit beta: MGEAVNQALREEMRRDEKVFIAGEGVGVGIHSNPKFPTFGLLEEFGPRRVKDTPVSEAAIAGLAVGASVMGLRPVVEIMFNPFFTIASDQIVNHAAKLRYLSGGKSKFPLVVRMKTGSGIGAGCQHSHNLEAWLAHCPGLKVVMPGTPADAKGLLKSAIRDDNPVIFIEDMILYFVPGQVPEGDYTIPLGVADIKKPGRDVTLVTWSKMLGTAFKAAAQLEQEGISVEIVDLRTLVPLDEEAILQSVTKTGRLVVLHEATRTGGFGGEIAAIVAEKAFSQLKAPIKRIAAPDIPVPYSKPLEEFYLPNEKTVIETIKAMI, translated from the coding sequence ATGGGTGAAGCGGTAAACCAAGCATTACGGGAAGAAATGCGTCGGGATGAGAAAGTTTTTATTGCTGGCGAAGGAGTGGGTGTAGGGATTCATAGCAACCCTAAATTTCCCACCTTTGGCCTGCTGGAGGAGTTTGGGCCACGCAGAGTTAAGGATACCCCGGTATCAGAGGCTGCCATTGCCGGATTGGCGGTAGGGGCATCGGTGATGGGGCTGCGTCCGGTGGTGGAAATTATGTTTAATCCCTTTTTTACCATTGCCTCGGACCAAATTGTCAATCACGCCGCCAAGCTTCGTTATTTATCTGGCGGTAAAAGCAAGTTTCCCCTGGTGGTACGCATGAAGACCGGTTCCGGCATTGGCGCCGGTTGCCAGCACTCCCATAACCTGGAGGCCTGGTTAGCTCACTGTCCCGGTCTTAAGGTAGTTATGCCCGGTACCCCGGCTGATGCCAAAGGGTTGCTCAAGTCGGCCATTAGGGATGATAACCCGGTTATCTTTATTGAGGATATGATTTTGTATTTTGTGCCGGGGCAAGTACCGGAGGGGGATTACACCATACCTCTTGGTGTTGCGGATATTAAAAAACCCGGCAGGGATGTTACCCTGGTGACCTGGTCCAAGATGCTGGGGACGGCCTTTAAGGCAGCGGCCCAATTGGAGCAGGAAGGGATCAGTGTGGAAATTGTCGACCTGAGGACACTGGTGCCTCTGGATGAGGAGGCCATTCTGCAGTCAGTGACCAAAACCGGTCGCCTGGTGGTGTTGCACGAGGCGACCCGTACCGGTGGCTTTGGCGGAGAAATTGCCGCCATTGTGGCTGAAAAGGCCTTCTCCCAGCTTAAAGCCCCTATTAAGCGAATAGCTGCTCCTGATATTCCGGTGCCTTACAGCAAACCCTTGGAAGAGTTTTACTTGCCCAATGAAAAAACAGTTATAGAAACTATTAAAGCTATGATATAA
- a CDS encoding zf-HC2 domain-containing protein, whose protein sequence is MQCQVVLEMLSAYLDGFLSPDEHAAVEKHLANCNSCRLELEELRSCLNLLHDLPELSPPAGFRAGLMEKIDKLSTPTEMPAQKRWFDRVAKVTRQSWYRTAAVAAVMVMALGVTSLWEKDGHQFIPVTNQSPDVASVGQPNPEQQEPGVKEPATTPDTPVSGIEKQPVVKTEPNQSGAKPADQNPAKPVQVARNFNVESYHPQASEGLVDHRVVLKLAVQDRFVALQAVDAIIKAQNGSIIQPYDEATGKLSIRVPSEKSREVESQLKALGVVITHMPTDKDLSGQHKQAVATLDQLKEQKDQLENQLAENTPEVEEQLNAVAAKIEQQIRLLQQLEEQGEFAEIAITLE, encoded by the coding sequence GTGCAATGCCAGGTCGTTCTAGAAATGTTGTCAGCTTACCTGGACGGATTCCTTTCTCCTGACGAGCATGCAGCGGTGGAAAAGCATTTAGCAAACTGTAATTCCTGCCGCTTGGAATTGGAAGAACTGCGCTCTTGCCTAAACCTGCTGCATGACCTTCCTGAACTGTCTCCGCCTGCCGGCTTCCGGGCCGGGTTAATGGAAAAAATTGATAAATTGTCAACTCCTACTGAAATGCCAGCGCAAAAACGCTGGTTTGATCGGGTAGCCAAAGTCACCCGCCAATCTTGGTACCGTACCGCTGCGGTGGCAGCAGTTATGGTGATGGCTTTGGGAGTAACTTCTCTTTGGGAAAAGGACGGTCATCAATTTATTCCTGTTACTAACCAATCCCCGGATGTAGCATCTGTTGGACAGCCGAATCCAGAACAGCAGGAACCAGGAGTTAAGGAGCCCGCAACAACGCCTGATACACCAGTGTCTGGGATAGAAAAACAGCCCGTGGTTAAAACCGAGCCTAATCAGTCCGGGGCAAAACCAGCGGATCAAAATCCAGCTAAACCTGTGCAGGTAGCCAGGAACTTTAATGTGGAAAGTTACCACCCCCAGGCAAGTGAAGGACTGGTAGACCACAGAGTGGTTTTAAAGTTGGCTGTACAGGATCGGTTTGTAGCACTGCAAGCAGTGGATGCCATTATCAAGGCTCAAAATGGGTCAATTATTCAGCCCTATGATGAAGCAACGGGTAAATTAAGTATCCGGGTTCCTAGCGAAAAGTCCAGGGAAGTAGAAAGTCAGTTAAAGGCTTTGGGTGTCGTTATTACCCATATGCCCACGGACAAGGATCTCAGCGGTCAACATAAACAGGCCGTGGCTACCTTGGATCAACTGAAAGAACAGAAAGACCAATTAGAGAATCAATTGGCGGAAAACACGCCGGAGGTAGAAGAACAATTAAATGCTGTTGCTGCTAAGATAGAGCAACAAATTAGATTGCTTCAACAACTGGAAGAACAAGGTGAGTTTGCAGAGATAGCCATTACCTTGGAATAA
- a CDS encoding nucleoside kinase, which translates to MEEMLQVQVEGQSTYEVAPGTPVMTLLSMHKKEQEIPVVAAAIDNVLRDLRTPLESSCQVRFVDMSTSEGMRIYHRSVTMVFMRAVSEILPGSNAVIQHTLGNGLYGEIQYDRPLKDRDISRIERQMRYIIEADEPFILSQLTKEDAERLFTEAGQTEKIQLLNYWPKEKVEIYSCGGFCDFCHGPMVPSTGYLKTFRLRFYLPGFIIELPKAEDPLNIPPYEERGKLANIHYEAKKWANIIKVNNVVSLNDVVTKGDIGNLIRVSEAFHEKKIGQIADQITENIDRIRIVLIAGPSSSGKTSFAQRLSTQLQVNGIRPVAISLDDYFVDREHTPRDEQGNYDFESINAIDIPLFNDHLIKLIQGEEIKLPYFNFKTGKREYRGERLQLGPSDLLVVEGIHGLNDLLTSSIPQGRKFKIYVSALTQINLDNQNRIPTTDVRLIRRISRDQRCRGRSAEETIAMWPSVRRGEEKNIFPFQESADVMFNSALPYELAVLKGIAEPHLKQITPASPCYAEAQRLLDFLTFFAPLGLDEIPLNSIVREFVGGSCFEGTVR; encoded by the coding sequence ATGGAAGAGATGCTTCAAGTCCAAGTAGAGGGGCAATCAACCTACGAGGTAGCGCCGGGTACACCTGTTATGACATTACTTTCCATGCACAAAAAGGAACAGGAAATTCCCGTGGTGGCCGCTGCTATTGATAATGTATTAAGGGATTTAAGGACTCCCCTGGAAAGTTCTTGCCAGGTGCGCTTTGTGGATATGTCGACATCCGAGGGCATGAGGATTTATCATCGCAGTGTAACCATGGTGTTTATGCGGGCTGTGTCAGAAATATTGCCAGGTAGCAATGCAGTCATTCAACACACCCTGGGCAATGGTTTATATGGGGAAATTCAATACGATAGACCGCTTAAGGATCGCGATATCAGCAGGATTGAGCGACAAATGCGCTATATCATTGAAGCTGATGAACCCTTTATCCTTAGTCAATTGACCAAAGAGGATGCCGAAAGACTTTTTACCGAGGCCGGGCAAACCGAAAAAATTCAACTTTTAAACTACTGGCCCAAGGAAAAGGTAGAAATCTATTCTTGCGGCGGTTTTTGTGATTTTTGTCACGGTCCCATGGTACCCAGTACCGGATATTTGAAAACATTCCGTTTGCGCTTCTATTTGCCGGGCTTTATTATTGAGCTTCCCAAAGCAGAAGATCCCCTCAACATCCCCCCCTATGAGGAACGGGGTAAGCTAGCCAACATTCATTATGAGGCTAAAAAGTGGGCCAATATTATCAAAGTAAACAATGTGGTGTCCTTAAATGATGTTGTCACCAAAGGAGATATTGGCAACTTAATTCGTGTTTCCGAAGCTTTCCATGAGAAGAAAATTGGTCAAATTGCCGATCAAATTACCGAGAACATTGATCGCATCAGAATTGTCCTAATCGCAGGGCCCTCTTCTTCGGGGAAAACTTCCTTTGCTCAAAGGTTGTCCACCCAACTGCAGGTGAATGGTATCCGTCCGGTGGCCATTTCCCTGGATGATTACTTTGTGGATCGGGAACACACCCCCCGGGATGAACAGGGTAATTATGATTTTGAGAGCATTAATGCCATTGATATCCCCCTGTTTAACGATCATTTAATTAAACTCATTCAAGGGGAAGAGATTAAACTACCCTATTTTAACTTTAAAACCGGTAAACGGGAGTATCGTGGTGAAAGACTACAATTAGGCCCCTCCGATCTCCTGGTTGTGGAAGGGATTCATGGTCTCAATGATTTACTGACCAGCTCTATTCCCCAGGGGCGGAAGTTTAAGATTTACGTCAGTGCTCTGACCCAAATAAATCTGGACAACCAAAACCGCATTCCCACCACCGATGTTCGATTAATACGTCGTATCAGCCGGGATCAGCGGTGCCGGGGACGTTCGGCCGAGGAAACCATTGCCATGTGGCCGTCGGTTCGCCGGGGTGAGGAGAAAAACATCTTTCCCTTCCAGGAAAGTGCCGATGTTATGTTTAACTCGGCGTTACCCTATGAACTGGCTGTCTTAAAGGGAATTGCCGAACCTCATCTCAAACAAATCACTCCGGCTAGCCCATGCTATGCCGAGGCCCAAAGATTACTAGACTTCCTAACCTTCTTTGCCCCCCTGGGCCTTGATGAAATCCCTCTCAACTCCATTGTCCGCGAATTTGTTGGCGGCAGTTGCTTTGAGGGAACGGTAAGATAG
- a CDS encoding DUF362 domain-containing protein has protein sequence MSSSVKIAVARCESYRLPQVEAAIRQLIDHLGGWQEFIRPGQIVAIKPNLIAKKKPEEAATTHPAVVEAVVRLVQQAGGQPFIVDSPGGPSSKSLLNGIYKATGMTAVAERTGCALSLDTTELVLAHPQGQATKQLTVLKVLAEADVIIGLPKLKTHCMTLYTGAVKLMYGAIPGLKKAEYHFNMQRLEQFSNLLLDINTLLPTTLTIMDGIIGMEGDGPTAGSPREAGLLLASPSPYAIDTVCSRLIGINPKNLPLLRLAKERGLCPDREQIQLIGDPLPRIDPPFKLPKHKQVDFDIPGPLKGIISRLQPKPIFSPELCLGCGECHRCCPADAIQMVAGKPQLKADACIRCFCCQELCPHRAVTVYQNWLGRKILR, from the coding sequence TTGTCTAGTTCCGTGAAGATTGCGGTGGCCCGTTGTGAAAGCTACCGCTTACCACAGGTGGAAGCAGCCATCAGGCAGCTAATAGATCACCTGGGTGGTTGGCAAGAGTTTATTCGTCCGGGGCAAATTGTCGCCATCAAACCCAATCTTATTGCCAAGAAAAAACCAGAGGAAGCAGCCACCACCCACCCCGCCGTGGTGGAGGCGGTGGTTCGGTTGGTGCAGCAGGCCGGCGGTCAACCCTTCATCGTGGATTCTCCCGGCGGCCCTAGCAGTAAAAGCCTGCTTAATGGCATCTACAAGGCAACGGGCATGACCGCGGTGGCTGAGCGGACAGGTTGTGCTTTAAGCCTTGATACCACTGAATTAGTGCTGGCCCACCCGCAGGGACAAGCCACCAAACAATTAACTGTTCTCAAGGTGCTGGCAGAGGCCGATGTCATCATTGGTCTGCCTAAATTAAAGACCCACTGCATGACCCTCTACACCGGTGCGGTCAAGCTCATGTACGGTGCTATTCCGGGGTTAAAAAAGGCCGAGTACCATTTCAACATGCAAAGACTGGAACAATTTAGCAACCTGTTGCTTGATATTAATACTCTGCTGCCCACCACCCTAACCATTATGGACGGTATCATTGGCATGGAAGGGGACGGTCCCACTGCCGGCTCTCCCCGGGAGGCCGGATTGCTCTTAGCCAGCCCAAGCCCCTATGCCATTGATACGGTATGTTCCCGGTTAATCGGCATTAACCCGAAAAACTTGCCGCTGCTGCGGCTGGCAAAAGAGCGAGGCCTCTGCCCGGATAGGGAGCAAATTCAGTTAATAGGTGACCCTCTGCCCAGAATTGATCCACCCTTTAAATTGCCTAAACACAAACAGGTGGATTTTGATATTCCCGGACCGCTCAAGGGTATTATCAGCAGGTTGCAGCCCAAACCCATTTTTAGCCCGGAACTTTGTCTGGGCTGCGGCGAATGTCACCGCTGTTGTCCGGCAGACGCTATTCAAATGGTGGCAGGGAAACCACAGTTAAAGGCAGATGCCTGTATCCGTTGTTTCTGCTGCCAAGAACTCTGCCCCCATCGGGCAGTGACTGTGTATCAAAACTGGTTGGGGCGGAAGATCTTGCGCTAA
- the dnaX gene encoding DNA polymerase III subunit gamma/tau, which produces MAYKALYRTWRPQNFQDIVGQQHITRTLQNALLQEKVAHAYLFCGPRGTGKTTTAKVLAKALNCREPAGGEPCNHCPNCLAVNEGNSVDVVEIDAASNRGIDEIRDLREKVKFAPSTGRIKVYIIDEVHMLTDQAFNALLKTLEEPPGHVVFVLATTEAHKVPVTILSRCQRFDFRRINPAEMVERLKEVAHGANIKVTEEALWLIAKAAEGGLRDALSILDQGAAFATDAVTVEDIHSILGTVQQDVLQSMADSLASGNTAAALQLAAQLAELGKDLRLFAKEMTTYLRELLINRIEGHSHTGKIDNLYYLLQVLVQAEQEMKWSSQPALVLELALIKASRPEMGGSLEALTRRVAELERQLASGALPTPAVRQAVTPVAKETAAAAKKEQRGKSVKEEPALEKTLQSAGEDTSGLVRQGWAAVMNDIKNGKKPLWLLLNETNPSLEARGNTVTLLFEDEFDMRRADKPEYRKYLEWLLGKHFSGSWEVRCVHAKKPLPSAPKPEEDPVYTEAVRIFGKDLVVLENDPH; this is translated from the coding sequence TTGGCCTACAAAGCATTGTACCGGACATGGCGTCCGCAGAACTTTCAGGATATTGTGGGACAACAGCATATTACCCGCACTTTGCAAAATGCTCTGCTGCAGGAAAAAGTGGCCCACGCTTATTTGTTTTGTGGCCCGCGGGGAACGGGAAAAACCACCACCGCCAAGGTGTTGGCCAAGGCCCTCAATTGCCGGGAACCAGCCGGCGGCGAGCCCTGTAACCACTGCCCCAATTGCCTGGCTGTTAATGAAGGTAATTCGGTAGATGTGGTGGAGATCGATGCTGCCTCCAACCGGGGCATTGACGAAATACGGGATTTGCGGGAAAAAGTAAAATTTGCCCCTTCTACCGGACGGATTAAGGTATATATTATAGATGAAGTTCATATGCTGACAGATCAAGCCTTTAATGCTTTACTTAAGACCCTGGAGGAACCGCCGGGACATGTGGTGTTTGTGCTGGCCACCACCGAAGCGCATAAGGTGCCGGTAACCATACTTTCCCGCTGTCAACGCTTTGATTTTCGGCGCATCAACCCTGCTGAGATGGTGGAGCGGTTAAAGGAAGTGGCCCACGGCGCAAACATTAAGGTGACGGAAGAAGCCCTTTGGCTTATTGCCAAGGCGGCGGAGGGGGGCCTGCGGGATGCCCTGAGTATTTTAGATCAGGGGGCTGCCTTTGCCACAGACGCTGTAACCGTAGAGGATATTCACAGCATACTGGGAACAGTGCAGCAGGACGTGCTGCAGAGTATGGCTGATTCTTTGGCCAGCGGTAATACCGCCGCAGCCCTTCAGTTGGCGGCCCAGCTGGCGGAACTTGGTAAGGATTTGCGGCTTTTTGCCAAGGAAATGACTACCTACCTACGGGAGTTACTGATAAATAGGATTGAAGGACACAGCCATACTGGGAAAATCGACAATCTGTATTACCTCCTGCAAGTGCTGGTGCAGGCCGAGCAGGAGATGAAGTGGAGTTCTCAACCTGCTTTGGTTTTGGAATTAGCCTTGATCAAAGCCTCGCGCCCGGAAATGGGTGGTTCCCTGGAGGCTTTAACCCGGAGGGTGGCTGAACTGGAGCGACAGTTGGCCAGTGGTGCGTTACCTACACCGGCAGTTCGGCAGGCGGTGACGCCGGTGGCCAAAGAAACCGCTGCCGCAGCTAAAAAGGAGCAACGTGGGAAGTCGGTTAAGGAAGAACCTGCCCTGGAAAAAACGCTCCAGTCGGCCGGAGAAGATACCAGCGGGTTAGTCAGACAAGGTTGGGCCGCTGTTATGAATGACATCAAGAACGGGAAAAAACCCCTTTGGCTCTTACTTAATGAAACCAATCCGTCATTGGAAGCCCGGGGCAATACCGTAACTTTGCTCTTTGAAGATGAGTTTGATATGCGCAGGGCTGACAAACCGGAATATAGAAAATACCTGGAATGGTTACTGGGTAAACATTTTAGTGGTTCCTGGGAGGTACGCTGTGTGCACGCAAAAAAGCCTTTACCTAGTGCGCCAAAGCCAGAAGAGGACCCTGTCTATACCGAAGCAGTTCGCATTTTTGGTAAGGATTTGGTAGTATTAGAAAATGACCCCCATTAA
- a CDS encoding YbaB/EbfC family nucleoid-associated protein, which produces MMGGNMNKMMKQVQKMQQEMVRMQEELANRTVEATAGGGAVKVVASGKQEIVSITIKPEAVDPDDVEMLQDLLLAAVNEALRQSQEMVSKEMGKLTGGLNIPGLF; this is translated from the coding sequence ATGATGGGTGGCAATATGAACAAGATGATGAAGCAAGTGCAAAAGATGCAGCAAGAAATGGTTAGAATGCAGGAAGAACTAGCTAACCGCACGGTGGAAGCAACTGCCGGTGGTGGAGCTGTTAAAGTTGTGGCCAGTGGTAAACAAGAGATTGTCAGCATTACCATCAAGCCTGAGGCAGTGGACCCGGATGATGTGGAGATGCTGCAAGATTTATTATTGGCTGCCGTTAACGAAGCCCTTCGTCAATCCCAAGAAATGGTTTCCAAAGAGATGGGCAAGCTTACCGGAGGATTGAATATCCCGGGGCTGTTTTAA
- the recR gene encoding recombination mediator RecR, whose product MLYYSGPVARLVDEFAKLPGIGAKTAQRLAFHILNSPPETAQSLARALVEVRQSIKRCSCCCNLTDEELCPICRDTTRNSKLLCVVEEPRDVIAMEKARGYRGYYHVLHGAISPMDGIGPENLTIKELLKRLQSEEIEEVILAANSDVEGETTALYLARLIKPLGIKVTRIAHGIPVGSDLEYADAMTLNKALEGRGEFG is encoded by the coding sequence ATGCTTTACTACTCCGGACCGGTGGCCAGGTTGGTGGATGAGTTTGCCAAGCTCCCCGGTATTGGGGCCAAAACAGCCCAGCGATTGGCCTTTCATATTCTAAATTCCCCTCCGGAGACGGCCCAAAGCCTTGCTCGGGCACTGGTGGAGGTTCGTCAATCCATCAAGCGCTGCAGCTGTTGCTGCAACCTCACAGATGAGGAACTATGCCCCATTTGTCGGGATACCACCCGGAACAGCAAGCTTTTATGTGTGGTAGAAGAGCCGCGGGATGTCATTGCCATGGAAAAAGCAAGGGGCTACCGGGGTTATTATCATGTCTTACACGGAGCCATTTCCCCCATGGATGGCATTGGGCCGGAAAACCTAACCATCAAGGAATTGCTTAAACGTTTGCAAAGCGAGGAAATTGAAGAGGTTATCCTGGCCGCCAATTCTGATGTGGAGGGGGAGACCACAGCCCTATACTTAGCCCGCCTCATCAAGCCCCTGGGCATTAAAGTAACCCGCATCGCCCACGGCATTCCCGTGGGTTCAGATTTAGAATATGCCGATGCCATGACCCTGAACAAGGCCCTGGAGGGCAGAGGGGAATTTGGCTAA
- a CDS encoding pro-sigmaK processing inhibitor BofA family protein: MEWKTVILSTLGLLGLYLFGTIFARPLVLIGKLGLSLLVGGVLLVFINLVCGGLGIHIAINPITLLTAGILQVPGIVLLVLANYIIL, encoded by the coding sequence TTGGAATGGAAAACTGTTATCCTTAGCACTCTTGGTCTCCTCGGCCTATATTTGTTTGGGACAATCTTTGCCCGTCCCCTGGTGCTCATTGGTAAACTGGGCTTGTCCTTGCTGGTGGGTGGGGTGTTGTTGGTTTTCATCAATCTAGTCTGCGGTGGCCTGGGTATTCACATCGCCATTAATCCCATTACACTGCTCACGGCGGGTATTCTGCAAGTGCCGGGCATTGTGCTGCTGGTGCTGGCCAACTATATTATTCTATAA